The stretch of DNA TGTTCTTCGGTGGTCTCGACGCCCATCTTGCCTAACTCCTCGGCCATCGCACTCACGCGGTCGGTTTCCTTGTAGCGGACGTGCTCGGCGTTCGTAATCCGTGTGTCGCCGTCGGCGACGGCCCCCAGCGTCGCGATCGTCGGCAACAGGTCGGGTGTATCCTCCACGTCGACCTCGATACCCTCGAGTGACGCTCCGGAGACGTCGATCGACCCTGCGTCTCGGTTCCAGTCGACATCGGCACCCATGCGCTCGACGATCTCGACGATCGCGCTGTCGCCCTGTGCGCTGGGGTGGGCACCGTCGATGCGGACCGTCTCGCCCTCGGCGGCAGCGATCGCACCCGCCGCCAGCGGGTAAGAGATCGACGAGAAATCGCCGGGGACCGCGTACTCGCCGCCCGCGGGCGCGTAGGACTGCCCGCCGTCGACCGCGAAGCCGGTCTCCGTCTTGTGCGCGTCGACGTCGAAATCGGCGAGCACCTCGAGCGTGATGTCGACATAGGGCGCGGACTTGAGCTCTGTCTCGAGGTCGAGTTCGATTCCCTCGTCGGTGACCGCACCGGCCATCAGCAAGGCGGTGATGTACTGCGAGGAGACGTCACCCGGAATCGAAACCGCGCCGCCCGCGAGCGGACCGGTGACGACCAGCGGGGCCTGCCCATTCCCCCGTGTGCTATCCGCTTCCACACCGAGATCGTCGAGGGCCTCGAGCAGCGGCCCCTGCGGGCGCGAGCGCAGCGACTCGTCGCCGGTCAAGACGGTCGTGCCGTCAGCGAGCGCCGCCGCCGCGGTGACGAGCCGCATCGTCGTGCCGCTGTTCGCACAGTCGATGACGTCCGCCGGCACGTCGGGGCGGCCGTCGAAACCGTCGACCTCGAGCGTGCCGTCGTCGCGCTGGTCGACATCGCCGCCGAACAGTTCGACGGCGCGGGCGGTCGCCTGCGTGTCAGCGCTCCAGAGCGCGTCGCGGACGGTCGCTTCGCTGGCGTAGCCCGCTGCGAGGATAGCCCGGTGGGTGTAGCTCTTCGATGGCGGTGCCCGCACCGTCCCGGCGACGCGCGAGGGCGTGATAGTGACGTTCATGGTCGCCCTGTGGGGTGGCCCCGTCTTACCGATACCGATCCTGCGAGTCCGACCCGCTCGAGCGGATCGAAAGCGAAACCCCCTAACCCGCTCCGAGAGTGGGTGCGAGCATGCACGACGACAGCGAGGTCGCCGTCCTTCGGCTCGGCCACCGCCCCGGTCGGGACGAGCGGATGACGTCCCACGTCGGCCTGACCGCGCGGGCACTGGGTGCCGACCGCGTCCTCTTTCCCGACAACGCCGGCCAATCGCTCGAGACTGTCAGAGACATCACCGACCGCTTTGGCGGCCCCTTCGACGCCGAACTGACCGATTCCCCCCACGCCGTCATCCGCAACTGGGAGGGCAAGGTCGTCCACCTCACGATGTACGGCGAACGCGTCCAGGACGTCGACGCCGAGATCCGGACGGTCCACGACAGCGAGGGCGAGCCGCTCTTGCTCGTGGTCGGCTCCGAGAAGGTTACCTTCGATGTCTACGAGGAAGCCGACTGGAACGTCGGCGTCACCAACCAGCCCCACTCCGAAGTCGCGGGGCTGGCCGTCTTCCTCGATCGATTGTTCGAGGGCCGCGAACTCGAGCAGGAGTGGGCCGACGCCGATCGAACGGTGATCCCGATGGAGACGGGCAAGCGGGTCGTGCCGGCCGACGACGACGAGGAGCACCACGACTGAGGTGGTTGTCTCCTCGCGACGCGGCGAGACATGATGCGCGGGAGTTAACAAGACTTAATGGCTTCATGCCGTTACGTGTAGGCAATGGCTTTTGAGGACCTGCTCGAGGACCCAGTAATTCAGAAATATTTGCACGAGCTGGTCGGTCCCACGGGGATGCCCGTCGCAGCGGCACCACCGGACGGCGAGGTGACCGACGAGGAACTCGCCGAGGAACTCGACCTCGAGTTAAACGACGTGCGGCGCGCGCTGTTCATTCTCTACGAGAACGATCTCGCGACCTATCGACGGCTGCGCGACGAGGACTCGGGGTGGCTGACCTACCTCTGGACCTTCGAGTACGACAACATTCCGGAAAACCTAGAAGAGGAGATGTACCGGCTCCACGACGCCCTAGAAGAGCGCCGGGAGTACGAGCGCAACCACGAGTTCTACCTCTGTGAGATCTGTTCCATCCGCTTCGAGTTCGGCGAGGCGATGGACTTCGGCTTCGAGTGTCCCGAATGTGGCTCGCCGCTTGAATCGATGGAAAACGACCGCCTGGTCAACGCGATGGACGACCGCCTCGATTCGCTCGAGGACGAACTCAACATCGACGCGGACGCCTAATGGTCGTACTCGCAACCAAACTGTACGTCGAAGGTGACGCCCGCGAGCGCTCGCTCGATTCGTTGCGCTCGCTTGTCAACAACGAGGTCGGCGACCTCGACGTCGAATTCGATATCGGTGTGCGCCACGACGACTTCCCGTCGGTGACGATCGAGGGCGACGACGCCACCGTCGCGCGCAACGTCCTCCGCGAGGAGTTCGGCGAGATCGTCCCCGACCTCGAGGCCGGTGAGACCTACGTCGGCACGCTCGAGTCCTGGGACGACGACGGCTTCGTCCTCGATGCAGGACAGGGCGACGGCGTCCGGATTCAGACCGACGAACTCGGGCTCGGCCCGGGATCGGCGACGCAGATCCGCGACCGGTACGGGCTGGTCCAGCACATGCCGTTGCAGTTCGTCTACGGCGACGACGAACCGTCTCGGCTCGCCGAGGAGACACAGGACCGCCTCTACGAGTGGACCCGTGGCGACGGTCGCCTCAACGTCAACAGTGCCACCCGCGCGGAAGTGCGGGCCACGCTCAACCGAGCCGGTCACGCACAGGACTACGTCACCGTCGAGCGACTCGGCTTGCTCGAGCAAAGCGTCGTCTGTACCGAAGACACCGACCCGCCGGGGCTACTCGCGAGCGTCGGCGAGTATCTCCCGGCCGAACTGCGCTGTGTCGTTCCCTAGTATGAATCGCCGGCTCGTGTTCGCGACGGTCGCGGTCGCCCTGCTGTTGATGGGAGCCGGCTGTGCGGCGTTTTCCGGCGGTATCTCAGACGAGCAACTCGACCGCGAACAGAACTACAGCGACGTCCGCGGCGGCGACGCCGACGTCACGATCGCACTCGAGGACGGCGACCTCCTCGGCGGCGGTGAGTACCGAACCGTCTACGACTTAAACGGAACCGAGGAACTCTCGCTGTCCCAGTCGACGATCTACAGCCAGGAGCCGCTGGATATCTACAGCGTTCGCTACTGGTATCCAAACGGGACCGTGGTCAACGGCTCGGAC from Natrinema sp. HArc-T2 encodes:
- the aroA gene encoding 3-phosphoshikimate 1-carboxyvinyltransferase: MNVTITPSRVAGTVRAPPSKSYTHRAILAAGYASEATVRDALWSADTQATARAVELFGGDVDQRDDGTLEVDGFDGRPDVPADVIDCANSGTTMRLVTAAAALADGTTVLTGDESLRSRPQGPLLEALDDLGVEADSTRGNGQAPLVVTGPLAGGAVSIPGDVSSQYITALLMAGAVTDEGIELDLETELKSAPYVDITLEVLADFDVDAHKTETGFAVDGGQSYAPAGGEYAVPGDFSSISYPLAAGAIAAAEGETVRIDGAHPSAQGDSAIVEIVERMGADVDWNRDAGSIDVSGASLEGIEVDVEDTPDLLPTIATLGAVADGDTRITNAEHVRYKETDRVSAMAEELGKMGVETTEEQDSLTIHGGTSALEGATVSGRDDHRIIMALALAGLVADGETTIEGADHVDVSFPGFFGMLEELGGTLERQP
- a CDS encoding tRNA (cytidine(56)-2'-O)-methyltransferase, which encodes MHDDSEVAVLRLGHRPGRDERMTSHVGLTARALGADRVLFPDNAGQSLETVRDITDRFGGPFDAELTDSPHAVIRNWEGKVVHLTMYGERVQDVDAEIRTVHDSEGEPLLLVVGSEKVTFDVYEEADWNVGVTNQPHSEVAGLAVFLDRLFEGRELEQEWADADRTVIPMETGKRVVPADDDEEHHD
- a CDS encoding transcription factor, with the protein product MAFEDLLEDPVIQKYLHELVGPTGMPVAAAPPDGEVTDEELAEELDLELNDVRRALFILYENDLATYRRLRDEDSGWLTYLWTFEYDNIPENLEEEMYRLHDALEERREYERNHEFYLCEICSIRFEFGEAMDFGFECPECGSPLESMENDRLVNAMDDRLDSLEDELNIDADA
- a CDS encoding DUF2110 family protein produces the protein MVVLATKLYVEGDARERSLDSLRSLVNNEVGDLDVEFDIGVRHDDFPSVTIEGDDATVARNVLREEFGEIVPDLEAGETYVGTLESWDDDGFVLDAGQGDGVRIQTDELGLGPGSATQIRDRYGLVQHMPLQFVYGDDEPSRLAEETQDRLYEWTRGDGRLNVNSATRAEVRATLNRAGHAQDYVTVERLGLLEQSVVCTEDTDPPGLLASVGEYLPAELRCVVP